In Halomarina salina, one DNA window encodes the following:
- a CDS encoding presenilin family intramembrane aspartyl protease PSH, giving the protein MRRSLVAAGATLALFLVVQLGALLLANPFVDAGYQTVENPSDPTNSIVYVGAILVATAFMLAAFKFDADVLIRALVIFSSTFLAFYALSVVLPAAFTLLGYNGPAVLGALVLAVALVVHPEWYVIDAVGVLMGMGAAALFGISFGLLPALILLTVLAVYDAVSVYGTEHMLSLASGVMDLKVPVVLVVPLTWSYSYLDEAEAAADGGDGGKSAAGENTTGDTGAAAESEASARERPAPEDRDAFYIGLGDAVMPTVLVVSAGVFLDTAPLVEDTVLTLPALTALVGTLLGLLVLVRFVMRGRAHAGLPLLNGGAIAGYLLGALVAGVPLLDALGLAEYL; this is encoded by the coding sequence ATGAGACGGTCCCTCGTCGCCGCCGGTGCGACGCTCGCGCTGTTCCTCGTGGTCCAACTCGGGGCGCTCCTCCTCGCCAACCCGTTCGTCGACGCCGGGTACCAGACCGTCGAGAACCCCTCCGACCCGACGAACAGCATCGTCTACGTCGGCGCGATTCTGGTCGCAACCGCGTTCATGCTCGCCGCGTTCAAGTTCGACGCCGACGTGCTCATCCGGGCGCTCGTCATCTTCTCCAGCACGTTCCTCGCGTTCTACGCACTGTCGGTCGTCCTCCCCGCCGCGTTCACGCTGCTGGGGTACAACGGTCCTGCGGTGCTCGGCGCGTTGGTGCTGGCCGTGGCGCTGGTCGTCCACCCCGAGTGGTACGTCATCGACGCCGTCGGCGTGCTGATGGGGATGGGCGCGGCGGCGCTGTTCGGCATCAGCTTCGGCCTCCTCCCGGCGCTCATCCTGCTGACCGTGCTCGCCGTCTACGACGCGGTGAGCGTCTACGGCACCGAGCACATGCTCTCGCTCGCGTCGGGCGTGATGGACCTCAAGGTGCCCGTCGTGCTCGTCGTCCCGCTGACCTGGTCGTACTCCTACCTCGACGAGGCCGAGGCGGCGGCCGACGGTGGCGACGGCGGGAAGTCCGCAGCGGGCGAGAACACGACGGGCGACACAGGTGCGGCCGCCGAGAGCGAGGCCAGCGCTCGCGAACGCCCCGCGCCCGAGGACCGCGACGCGTTCTACATCGGTCTGGGGGACGCCGTGATGCCGACGGTGCTCGTCGTGAGCGCGGGCGTCTTCCTCGACACCGCACCGCTCGTCGAGGACACCGTCCTCACGCTCCCGGCGCTGACCGCGCTGGTCGGGACGCTCCTCGGCCTCCTCGTCCTCGTCCGGTTCGTGATGCGCGGCCGGGCACACGCCGGCCTCCCGCTGCTCAACGGTGGCGCTATCGCCGGCTACCTCCTCGGTGCGCTCGTGGCGGGGGTACCGCTGCTCGACGCACTGGGTCTCGCAGAGTACCTCTGA
- a CDS encoding H/ACA ribonucleoprotein complex subunit GAR1, with translation MRRVGEVVRTAQGLAVVRTPDDDYADIGTMVLDENLDDVGRVVDVFGPVSRPYLAVTPDSGVRLPTLLGNVLYAR, from the coding sequence ATGAGGCGCGTCGGCGAGGTGGTCCGGACCGCGCAGGGACTCGCCGTCGTTCGCACGCCCGACGACGACTACGCCGACATCGGGACGATGGTCCTCGACGAGAACCTGGACGACGTCGGCCGAGTCGTCGACGTGTTCGGCCCCGTTTCGCGGCCCTACCTCGCCGTTACGCCGGACAGCGGCGTCCGTCTCCCGACTCTCCTCGGGAACGTCCTGTACGCTCGCTGA
- the srp19 gene encoding signal recognition particle subunit SRP19: MVENVIWPAALDANLSRAEGRRVSLDLAVPDPTVEEIAKAVQQVGYDAVVEREKRYPREYETRGRVLVQNADDAGKSDLLQAVAAYVGALRT; the protein is encoded by the coding sequence ATGGTCGAGAACGTCATCTGGCCCGCCGCGCTCGACGCCAATCTGTCGCGCGCGGAGGGTCGCCGGGTCTCGCTGGACCTCGCGGTCCCGGACCCGACCGTCGAGGAGATAGCGAAGGCCGTCCAGCAGGTCGGCTACGACGCCGTAGTCGAACGCGAGAAGCGCTACCCGCGCGAGTACGAGACGCGCGGCCGGGTGCTGGTCCAGAACGCCGACGACGCGGGGAAGTCCGACCTCCTGCAGGCCGTGGCCGCCTACGTCGGGGCGCTACGCACATGA
- a CDS encoding PGF-CTERM-anchored ABC transporter substrate-binding protein encodes MRQPRHTVLVVAVLVGLLVGAVPAAAVSTGPTATDDAAVSPAQVESSVQAQCSFPATLTDGTGTEVTVEQRPDRIVALQASTAQILWEVGAQERVVGMPVRSYTSYLNGSDAKTDVLTEDGAGVNVEQVVALEPDLVLAPSSIGNETVEQLRNAGLTVYKSGADKSIESIYEKTDRYGQMVGNCEEATAVVEETRSAVEEIRSAVEDRDRPRTLYYFYNYTAGSQTFIHEIIETAGGDNVAANAGIDSYEVVNEEVVADSDPEWLLHPSDAPLPTAEPYTSTTALRENQTLTLNANYMNQAAPRVVMPMRKIAMALHPDAFENGTATPTANGTTGTTATPSDGGATTATAVETPTEGATTTTGDGATTTSSGSGPGFGVVGALVASVAAALLARRD; translated from the coding sequence ATGCGACAGCCACGACACACAGTACTCGTCGTCGCCGTGCTCGTCGGACTGCTGGTCGGTGCCGTCCCCGCGGCGGCCGTCTCGACCGGCCCGACAGCGACGGACGACGCGGCAGTCTCGCCCGCACAGGTCGAATCGTCCGTACAGGCGCAGTGTTCGTTCCCGGCCACGCTGACCGACGGTACCGGGACCGAGGTCACCGTCGAACAGCGCCCGGACCGTATCGTCGCGCTCCAGGCCAGCACCGCCCAGATCCTCTGGGAGGTCGGAGCCCAAGAGCGGGTCGTCGGGATGCCCGTCCGCTCCTACACGTCCTACCTGAACGGCTCGGACGCGAAGACCGACGTGCTGACCGAGGACGGCGCGGGCGTGAACGTCGAACAGGTCGTCGCGCTCGAACCGGACCTCGTCCTCGCGCCGAGTTCCATCGGCAACGAGACGGTCGAACAGCTCAGGAACGCCGGGCTGACCGTCTACAAGAGCGGGGCCGACAAGTCCATCGAGAGCATCTACGAGAAGACCGACCGCTACGGGCAGATGGTCGGCAACTGCGAGGAGGCGACGGCCGTCGTGGAGGAGACGCGCTCGGCCGTCGAGGAGATTCGCTCGGCCGTCGAGGACCGTGACCGACCGCGGACGCTCTACTACTTCTACAACTACACCGCGGGGAGTCAGACGTTCATCCACGAGATCATCGAGACGGCCGGCGGCGACAACGTCGCCGCGAACGCCGGCATCGACTCCTACGAGGTCGTGAACGAGGAGGTCGTCGCCGACAGCGACCCCGAGTGGCTCCTCCACCCGAGCGACGCGCCGCTCCCGACGGCCGAACCGTACACGAGCACCACCGCCCTCCGGGAGAACCAGACGCTCACGCTGAACGCGAACTACATGAACCAGGCCGCTCCACGGGTCGTGATGCCGATGCGGAAGATAGCGATGGCACTCCACCCCGACGCGTTCGAGAACGGGACGGCGACCCCGACAGCGAACGGTACGACTGGCACTACTGCGACCCCGAGTGACGGCGGAGCGACGACGGCCACCGCAGTCGAGACGCCGACGGAAGGTGCGACTACCACCACCGGCGACGGAGCGACCACCACCTCCTCCGGGAGCGGTCCCGGCTTCGGCGTCGTCGGAGCGCTCGTCGCGAGCGTCGCCGCGGCCCTGCTGGCCAGACGCGACTGA
- the btuC gene encoding vitamin B12 ABC transporter permease BtuC, with protein MQSWGRLGAWLVGLAALLAVTCVVSVAYGTVSLTPVVVAKALLNAFAIPTGLDVQTARVGVPVVGQLPWLTAGLTYTHPFDFAVPESAQVIVVRLRAPRVALAAVVGFALASAGTVMQGFFRNPMADPSIVGVSTGAAVGAVGAIVFPGVVAAIPLLGLLPFVGPLQTFAFVSALVTAFTVYLIATEGGRTPVATLLLAGVAVQTLLGAVVSYLLLHSGESVGQALYWLMGHLSNASWADVVVTLPLALVGFAVLAAYARDLNVLLMGEEDAHALGVEVERTKRILLAVSSLVTAAAVSVAGVIGFVGLVVPHVMRLLVGPDHRVLLPTSALAGGVFLVVTDAVARSGAAEMPVGIVTAAVGAPFFLYLLRSREVRAL; from the coding sequence ATGCAGTCGTGGGGGCGACTCGGCGCGTGGCTGGTCGGACTAGCCGCGCTGCTGGCGGTCACGTGCGTCGTCAGCGTCGCGTACGGGACCGTCTCGCTCACCCCCGTCGTCGTCGCCAAGGCGCTGCTGAACGCGTTCGCGATTCCCACGGGACTCGACGTCCAGACCGCTCGCGTCGGCGTCCCCGTCGTCGGACAGCTACCGTGGCTCACCGCCGGGCTGACGTACACCCACCCGTTCGACTTCGCCGTGCCCGAGAGCGCGCAGGTCATCGTCGTCCGGTTGCGCGCACCGCGGGTGGCGCTGGCCGCCGTCGTCGGGTTCGCGCTGGCGAGCGCCGGGACGGTGATGCAGGGGTTCTTCCGCAACCCGATGGCCGACCCCTCCATCGTCGGCGTCTCGACGGGCGCTGCCGTCGGCGCTGTCGGAGCCATCGTCTTCCCCGGCGTGGTCGCCGCGATTCCGTTGCTGGGGCTCCTCCCGTTCGTCGGCCCCCTCCAGACGTTCGCGTTCGTCAGTGCGCTCGTGACGGCGTTCACCGTCTACCTCATCGCGACCGAGGGCGGCCGGACGCCCGTCGCGACGCTCCTGCTGGCCGGAGTCGCGGTCCAGACGCTGCTCGGTGCGGTCGTCTCCTACCTCCTCCTCCACTCGGGGGAGAGCGTCGGCCAGGCGCTGTACTGGCTCATGGGCCACCTCTCGAACGCCTCGTGGGCCGACGTCGTGGTCACGCTCCCGCTGGCACTCGTCGGGTTCGCGGTCCTCGCCGCGTACGCACGCGACCTCAACGTACTCCTGATGGGAGAGGAAGACGCCCACGCCCTCGGGGTCGAGGTCGAACGGACCAAGCGAATCCTGCTGGCGGTGTCGAGTCTCGTCACGGCCGCCGCCGTCAGCGTCGCGGGCGTCATCGGCTTCGTCGGCCTCGTCGTCCCGCACGTGATGCGCCTGCTGGTCGGCCCGGACCACCGCGTCCTCCTGCCGACGAGCGCCCTCGCTGGCGGCGTGTTCCTCGTCGTCACCGACGCGGTGGCGCGGTCGGGCGCGGCCGAGATGCCTGTCGGCATCGTCACTGCCGCGGTCGGCGCGCCGTTCTTCCTCTACCTGCTCCGCAGTCGGGAGGTGCGTGCGCTGTGA
- a CDS encoding DUF3267 domain-containing protein, with protein MDDVDSPGGYEPYRRYPIGGAAVDFVALAIAVALWTLLEVDSLVGALSLAHGVVVILTVLPVLMAHEIVHYATGRLLGLTPTIHWGFPTPHAAPLRQHVRRGQNVAVLLAPTVLISGGALAATLVVSHPLALAVCTFVALVNTACAAGDLVGATWLAWQPPGTLVYLDAAQDRARELYARPK; from the coding sequence ATGGACGACGTGGACTCGCCCGGTGGCTACGAACCGTATCGACGATACCCCATCGGTGGGGCGGCCGTGGACTTCGTCGCCCTCGCCATCGCCGTCGCGCTCTGGACGCTGCTGGAGGTCGACTCGCTCGTCGGGGCGCTCTCGCTCGCTCACGGTGTCGTCGTCATCCTCACCGTCCTCCCGGTGTTGATGGCCCACGAGATCGTCCACTACGCCACCGGTCGCCTACTGGGGCTCACGCCCACGATTCACTGGGGCTTCCCGACGCCGCACGCAGCACCGCTCCGACAGCACGTCCGTCGGGGCCAGAACGTCGCCGTCCTGCTCGCACCTACCGTGCTCATCAGCGGCGGGGCGTTGGCGGCGACGCTGGTGGTCTCTCATCCGCTCGCACTCGCGGTCTGTACGTTCGTGGCGCTGGTCAACACCGCGTGTGCGGCCGGGGACCTCGTCGGCGCGACGTGGCTGGCGTGGCAACCGCCCGGAACGCTCGTCTACCTCGACGCCGCGCAGGACCGGGCGCGGGAACTGTACGCCCGCCCGAAGTGA
- a CDS encoding cobyric acid synthase, producing the protein MPSEPTDSATASETAPTLLVAGTASHVGKSTVAAGLCRLLADRGVSVAPFKAQNMSNNAQVALTPDGEFGEMGVSQYAQARAARVTPTTDTNPVLLKPSADGESQVVVDGEAVGHVAAGEYYESNWERAREAAIAAYERLAAEHDVVVAEGAGGVAEINLQHRDLANVETARFADASILLLVDIERGGAFASLYGTLELMPPDLRDRVVGAAITKFRGDESLLTDGIETIERETGVPILGVLPYDDPGLPEEDSVSLGASEETRVLGDDDGVAPDRSVRVVVPRLPRISNVTDFEPLARVPGVRVEFRPLGATLDGADAVVLPGTKNTVGDLRALRAAGFDDRLADFAGPVVGICGGYQLLGERITNAGVETPGAPESVSGLGLLPVETRFGPKKRVERVTVSVVGSDSGLLAGVRGDVTGYEIHMGETSLLDTRPDSVTRPLGGRSAATDDVLGTYLHGLFDDDLLRSGFVDAVFASADRTRPDAGESPASPYESAASLVATHLDTRSLFASLGLRS; encoded by the coding sequence ATGCCCTCCGAGCCGACCGACTCCGCGACCGCGTCCGAGACCGCGCCGACGCTACTCGTCGCGGGCACGGCGAGTCACGTCGGGAAGAGCACGGTCGCCGCCGGTCTCTGCCGACTGCTCGCCGACCGGGGCGTCTCGGTCGCACCGTTCAAGGCCCAGAACATGAGCAACAACGCGCAGGTGGCGCTCACGCCTGACGGCGAGTTCGGCGAGATGGGCGTCTCGCAGTACGCTCAGGCGCGCGCGGCGCGCGTCACGCCGACGACCGACACGAACCCGGTACTGCTGAAGCCGAGCGCCGACGGCGAGAGCCAGGTCGTCGTCGACGGGGAGGCGGTCGGCCACGTCGCGGCGGGCGAGTACTACGAGTCGAACTGGGAGCGTGCCCGCGAGGCGGCCATCGCGGCGTACGAACGGCTCGCGGCCGAGCACGACGTCGTCGTCGCCGAAGGTGCGGGGGGCGTCGCCGAGATAAACCTCCAGCATCGCGACCTGGCGAACGTCGAGACGGCTCGCTTCGCGGACGCGAGCATCCTCCTGCTGGTCGACATCGAGCGCGGCGGCGCGTTCGCCAGCCTCTACGGGACGCTCGAACTGATGCCCCCGGACCTGCGCGACCGCGTCGTCGGCGCGGCCATCACGAAGTTCCGGGGCGACGAGTCGCTCCTGACCGACGGCATCGAGACCATCGAGCGAGAGACGGGCGTCCCGATTCTCGGCGTGCTCCCGTACGACGACCCCGGTCTCCCGGAGGAGGACAGCGTCTCGCTCGGCGCGAGCGAGGAGACGCGCGTACTGGGCGACGACGACGGCGTCGCGCCCGACCGGTCGGTTCGCGTCGTCGTGCCCCGCCTCCCGCGCATCTCGAACGTCACCGACTTCGAACCGCTCGCGCGGGTGCCTGGCGTCCGCGTCGAGTTCCGCCCGCTCGGAGCGACGCTCGACGGAGCCGACGCCGTCGTCCTCCCGGGGACGAAGAACACGGTCGGCGACCTGCGGGCGCTCCGTGCAGCCGGGTTCGACGACCGCCTCGCTGACTTCGCGGGACCGGTTGTCGGTATCTGTGGCGGCTACCAGCTGCTCGGCGAGCGAATCACGAACGCAGGCGTCGAGACGCCCGGCGCTCCCGAGTCGGTTTCGGGGCTCGGCCTCCTCCCCGTCGAGACGCGGTTCGGTCCCAAGAAGCGGGTCGAACGCGTCACCGTGAGCGTCGTCGGGAGCGACAGCGGCCTCCTCGCCGGAGTCCGGGGGGACGTCACCGGGTACGAGATTCACATGGGCGAGACGAGTCTCCTCGACACGCGTCCCGACTCGGTCACACGGCCGCTCGGCGGACGGAGTGCTGCCACCGACGACGTCCTTGGTACCTACCTGCACGGGCTCTTCGACGACGACCTGCTCCGCTCGGGGTTTGTGGACGCGGTGTTCGCCAGCGCCGACCGCACGCGACCCGACGCCGGCGAGTCACCCGCTTCGCCGTACGAGTCGGCAGCGTCGCTGGTGGCGACGCATCTCGATACGAGGAGTCTCTTCGCGTCGCTCGGTCTTCGTTCCTAG
- a CDS encoding cob(I)yrinic acid a,c-diamide adenosyltransferase has product MTDSDTTDTDGTDDTNDATPESTRRNTPGQGRTPTAEAIEPNAPDEFGLVQVWWGDGKGKTTAAMGMGLRAAGHGYRVHMLQFMKGGADSVEAVRGEYNAIAAVPGFTYENSGHYGWHGMADGSTDDDHATRAQAGFERATELVDAARDVDGPLAIDAPVEEGCHMLILDELLYAADRDLVSPEAVVDLVASKPEGLELVLTGSHAKPDYLYDHADLVTNVRKEKHPIDAGQRARRGTEF; this is encoded by the coding sequence ATGACCGACTCAGACACCACCGACACGGACGGAACGGACGACACGAACGATGCGACGCCCGAATCGACACGCAGGAACACTCCCGGGCAGGGCCGGACACCCACCGCCGAAGCCATCGAACCGAACGCCCCCGACGAGTTCGGCCTCGTCCAGGTGTGGTGGGGTGACGGGAAGGGGAAGACGACGGCGGCGATGGGGATGGGTCTCCGGGCAGCGGGGCACGGCTACCGCGTCCACATGCTCCAGTTCATGAAGGGCGGTGCGGACAGCGTCGAGGCCGTCCGCGGCGAGTACAACGCCATCGCCGCAGTGCCGGGGTTCACCTACGAGAACAGCGGTCACTACGGCTGGCACGGGATGGCCGACGGGTCGACCGACGACGACCACGCGACACGGGCGCAGGCGGGGTTCGAGCGCGCGACCGAACTCGTCGACGCGGCGCGGGACGTCGACGGGCCGCTGGCGATCGACGCGCCGGTTGAGGAGGGCTGTCACATGCTGATTCTGGACGAACTCCTCTACGCGGCCGACCGCGACCTCGTCTCGCCGGAGGCGGTGGTCGACCTCGTCGCGTCGAAACCGGAGGGGCTGGAACTGGTGTTGACCGGGAGTCACGCGAAACCCGACTACCTCTACGACCACGCCGACCTCGTGACGAACGTCCGGAAGGAGAAGCACCCGATAGACGCCGGGCAGCGCGCACGGCGCGGGACGGAGTTCTGA
- a CDS encoding cobyrinic acid a,c-diamide synthase has protein sequence MPGLVLAGTASGVGKTVATLAAVRALGDAGYAVRPAKAGPDFIDPSQHATVADRPSRTLDPWLQGEAGLRRNYRRGEGDVCVVEGAMGLYDGDVNSTAAVAEALDLPVVLVVDASAGMESVAATALGFREYATVAGRDVDVVGVVAQQAHGGRHETGIREALPEGLTYFGRIPPLDGLDLPERHLGLHRGDEAAVDSDALAEAASHLDAEALVEVARTPPKLASDVPNDRIGRGRDVSGDERRIAVARDAAFCFVYPATLERLGEGGQVITFSPVAGDDLPPCDAVYLPGGYPELHAETLSESATLDQLGRAAAEGLPVFGECGGMMALAESLTTVDGERYDMAGVLPASVEMHDGLQALEMVELEATADSPLRPTSGRYRGHEFHYSRATPATDARFAFETIRGHGIDDDHEGLTEYATLGTYAHFHPESGLFDAFLDALS, from the coding sequence ATGCCGGGACTCGTCCTGGCCGGGACGGCCTCCGGCGTCGGCAAGACGGTGGCGACGCTCGCGGCCGTGCGAGCGCTCGGCGACGCCGGCTACGCCGTCCGGCCGGCGAAGGCCGGACCGGACTTCATCGACCCGAGCCAGCACGCCACCGTCGCCGACCGGCCCTCGCGGACGCTCGACCCGTGGTTACAGGGCGAGGCGGGTCTCCGCCGGAACTACCGCCGCGGCGAGGGCGACGTCTGCGTCGTCGAAGGGGCGATGGGGCTGTACGACGGGGACGTGAACAGCACCGCCGCCGTCGCCGAGGCGCTCGACCTACCAGTGGTGCTCGTCGTCGACGCGAGCGCCGGGATGGAGAGCGTGGCCGCGACGGCGCTCGGCTTCCGAGAGTACGCGACCGTCGCGGGCCGGGACGTCGACGTGGTCGGCGTCGTCGCCCAGCAGGCGCACGGCGGGCGACACGAGACCGGAATCCGCGAGGCGCTCCCGGAGGGACTGACCTACTTCGGTCGGATACCGCCGCTCGACGGACTCGACCTCCCGGAACGCCACCTCGGACTGCACCGCGGCGACGAGGCGGCCGTCGATTCGGACGCGCTTGCGGAGGCCGCCAGCCACCTCGACGCAGAGGCGCTAGTGGAGGTGGCACGGACACCCCCGAAACTGGCGAGCGACGTACCGAACGACCGCATCGGTCGGGGTCGCGACGTCTCCGGGGACGAGCGACGAATCGCCGTCGCCCGCGACGCGGCGTTCTGCTTCGTCTACCCGGCGACGCTGGAGCGACTCGGAGAGGGGGGCCAGGTGATTACGTTCTCACCGGTCGCTGGCGACGACCTGCCGCCGTGTGACGCGGTCTACCTCCCCGGCGGCTACCCGGAACTGCACGCCGAGACGCTGTCGGAGAGCGCGACGCTCGACCAACTCGGCCGGGCGGCAGCCGAGGGATTGCCCGTGTTCGGCGAGTGCGGCGGTATGATGGCGCTCGCGGAGTCCCTGACGACTGTCGACGGGGAGCGCTACGACATGGCCGGCGTGCTCCCGGCGAGCGTCGAGATGCACGACGGGCTTCAGGCGCTGGAGATGGTCGAACTGGAGGCGACCGCCGACTCGCCGCTCCGGCCAACGAGCGGACGCTACCGCGGCCACGAGTTCCACTACTCGCGGGCGACCCCGGCGACCGACGCCCGATTCGCCTTCGAGACGATCCGCGGCCACGGCATCGACGACGACCACGAGGGGCTGACCGAGTACGCGACGCTCGGCACGTACGCCCACTTCCACCCCGAGAGCGGTCTCTTCGACGCGTTCCTCGACGCGCTCTCGTAA
- a CDS encoding adenosylcobinamide amidohydrolase, whose translation MSESVPFGSTVRDGVLRVASPDARWLSSGWDGGFVRADAAYNVSVPEGWDRTDLDAYVRGRRADAGFETDGPALLTGVDLSHAAGARAGSVTVYATAGVSNPAALPMDDAVNRPGQSEAVGEEGERTNAGTVNLLVGTTRALDDGALANLLAVAVEAKTATLLAATGFPGTTTDAVVVGCDPAGETATFSGSATPVGSAVRACVRDAVRESLRSRYAERDLPDSVADAEYGVVTSDDTEVFSP comes from the coding sequence ATGTCTGAGTCGGTGCCGTTCGGGTCGACGGTCCGCGACGGCGTGTTGCGCGTCGCGTCGCCGGACGCCCGCTGGCTCTCCTCGGGGTGGGACGGCGGGTTCGTCCGCGCCGACGCGGCGTACAACGTCAGCGTCCCGGAGGGCTGGGACCGGACCGACCTCGACGCCTACGTCCGGGGACGCCGCGCAGACGCCGGGTTCGAGACGGACGGACCGGCGCTGTTGACCGGCGTCGACCTCTCGCACGCCGCCGGGGCGCGAGCTGGCTCGGTCACCGTCTACGCGACCGCGGGCGTCTCGAACCCGGCGGCGCTCCCGATGGACGATGCCGTGAACCGACCCGGACAGTCCGAGGCGGTCGGCGAGGAGGGCGAACGGACGAACGCCGGGACGGTGAACCTCCTCGTAGGGACGACGCGAGCGCTCGACGACGGCGCGCTCGCGAACCTGCTCGCGGTGGCCGTCGAGGCGAAGACGGCGACGCTCCTCGCGGCGACCGGGTTCCCGGGGACCACCACGGACGCCGTCGTCGTTGGCTGTGACCCCGCGGGCGAGACGGCGACGTTCTCCGGCAGCGCTACGCCCGTCGGGAGCGCCGTGCGGGCCTGCGTCCGCGACGCCGTCCGGGAGAGCCTGCGGTCGCGCTACGCAGAACGAGACCTGCCCGACTCCGTCGCGGACGCGGAGTACGGCGTGGTCACGTCCGACGACACGGAGGTGTTCTCGCCGTGA
- a CDS encoding threonine-phosphate decarboxylase, translating into MDADAVRSVGREPHGSSDDPAVLDFSANTNPQVPEGTREVHVESFDDARRYPAEPPREYREAAASYVDCAPEQVVPTPGGLAAIRLAVEVTLSPGDDVLLPAPSFGEYGREVRLQGAAPTFVAHDALLDVAPEQYALAVVCNPNNPTGDAYDDGELRAFADRCRASGTPLLVDEAFLGFTDRPSLAGTEGVVVARSLTKLFGLPGIRAGFAVATGDLLDALLAARRTWNLGTSALAVGRHCMAQTAFVEATRERVRTERERMAAAFDDRFAVHPSDAPFLLLDVGERDVAHIVEQVRERGVVVRDATSFRGLDSHVRVAVRLPEENDRLLEALADV; encoded by the coding sequence ATGGACGCTGACGCCGTCCGGTCGGTCGGTCGCGAACCACACGGCAGTTCGGACGACCCGGCCGTCCTCGACTTCAGCGCGAACACGAACCCGCAGGTCCCCGAGGGCACGCGCGAGGTCCACGTCGAGAGCTTCGACGACGCTCGACGCTACCCCGCCGAACCGCCACGGGAGTACCGCGAGGCCGCCGCGAGCTACGTCGACTGCGCGCCCGAGCAGGTCGTGCCGACGCCGGGCGGTCTCGCGGCGATTCGCCTCGCCGTCGAGGTGACGCTCTCCCCCGGCGACGACGTGCTGCTCCCGGCCCCGAGTTTCGGCGAGTACGGCCGCGAGGTCCGACTCCAGGGAGCGGCCCCGACGTTCGTCGCCCACGACGCCCTCCTCGACGTGGCCCCCGAGCAGTACGCGCTCGCCGTCGTCTGCAACCCGAACAACCCGACCGGCGACGCCTACGACGACGGGGAGCTGCGAGCGTTCGCCGACCGCTGTCGAGCCTCGGGAACGCCGCTGCTCGTCGACGAGGCGTTCCTCGGGTTCACCGACCGGCCGTCGCTGGCCGGTACGGAGGGCGTCGTCGTCGCCCGGTCGCTCACCAAACTGTTCGGTCTGCCCGGAATCCGGGCCGGGTTCGCCGTCGCCACGGGCGACCTGCTGGACGCGCTGCTCGCGGCGCGACGGACGTGGAACCTCGGCACGTCGGCGCTCGCGGTCGGTCGTCACTGCATGGCTCAGACGGCGTTCGTCGAGGCGACCCGCGAGCGCGTCCGGACAGAGCGCGAGCGGATGGCCGCCGCCTTCGACGACCGGTTCGCGGTCCACCCATCCGACGCACCGTTCCTCCTGCTCGACGTGGGTGAACGCGACGTCGCCCACATCGTCGAGCAGGTCCGCGAGCGAGGCGTCGTCGTCCGGGACGCCACCTCCTTCCGGGGACTGGACTCGCACGTCCGAGTCGCCGTCCGGCTCCCCGAGGAGAACGACCGGCTGCTGGAGGCGCTCGCGGATGTCTGA